The Deltaproteobacteria bacterium genome segment TGAGTGGTGAAAAAAATACTGCTGGACTTGCATCAAGCAACAATACAACCCACGAACGTATTTTCAATCCACCATCAAATAACATTTGTACAAATGAAATGGATAACATCAATATATTAGTTGTATTTTCATTCATTGTTGTCACATGAATAAAATGCGACCAATAGAAATATCCTTGTTGTCTAAAAATCGGAAATAATACTGTAAATACGATGATTGCGTAAACTATACCTATTGCTGAAAGAATTATTCCACTACGTCTTGTATAAGAATTCCAACAAAATCCCATCCCAAGAGCGATTACTACAAAACTCATATCTTCTCTAATAATAAGAAGCATAAAAGTTAATATTATACTACAAATAACGCGCTTATTAATTAACGACCATGTTAGCCATACTATTGGTGCGACGGCCAATGTATATGTATGAAAAGTATTTAAACCCGCTAGCTGTGTTTCCCAAGCGAAAATGAATATAAATGAAAATGCAATACCAATATCAATTCTTTTCGTAATACTGCTAGCCAAATAAACAAGACCGGCAGCAGCCATAGCAATAGCAATAGCTTGCAGAATTAAAAGAGTCTCAGGGCCTGACCATATCCATAATAGCGGACTTATTAAGATATCAATGTATTCTGCATGATCGCCAAATGCATGAATATTTCTAACCGTATTTAATGGTGATTTAAATCGGGATAACAACCAAATAGATTGATGAAAGATTGCTAAATCAATTCCCATACCAAATAAAAAAAATCTCGATAGTGACTTAAACCCATAAAAAGCAAAACCAATAAACCCAATGAGTAAAGCCGCGCGAAACTTTGTTTGTAATACCCAGCTAGTTCTAATTTTTATCATTTCATTTATGTTTCTGTGATTCATTGGTTTTGCTTGTATTCCTTTATGGTCTTTTGAAAAAATACTTTTTTATGCTAGAAACATCTCGCAGTACAAATAGCGCGACCAATTGAAATAACTGCACTTCCTGTGACTCTCCAACGCCCGTCATTTAAACGAGTTACTTTACATTCTGCTGGACTAGTAATAACAGCGTCTGTAATGGCGCAAAAAATATGGGTACGCTGACTATCTGTATATTTTGTTTCTCCATTTGCTGGATTCACAGAAAATTCTTCAAAATCAAATGCAATTTT includes the following:
- a CDS encoding DUF2079 domain-containing protein, with translation MIKIRTSWVLQTKFRAALLIGFIGFAFYGFKSLSRFFLFGMGIDLAIFHQSIWLLSRFKSPLNTVRNIHAFGDHAEYIDILISPLLWIWSGPETLLILQAIAIAMAAAGLVYLASSITKRIDIGIAFSFIFIFAWETQLAGLNTFHTYTLAVAPIVWLTWSLINKRVICSIILTFMLLIIREDMSFVVIALGMGFCWNSYTRRSGIILSAIGIVYAIIVFTVLFPIFRQQGYFYWSHFIHVTTMNENTTNILMLSISFVQMLFDGGLKIRSWVVLLLDASPAVFFSPLSISILPSQFARVLSERGAISWGFHYGIIPLITALCGAADGIGWIQNKTKKRNKHIVSIIIWGTFVISLSLSIWPPWGQKAPLWSGQGWLKAGRIRIQDAIELIPKDASVASNHRIIDHLAGRDKVYMLGNWCKANYVIIDKNSDPWPNTTNELQKLIAHLSVEKNTNIVHSQKTITVFLRKHIAEHEFICPILKSIW